One genomic region from Rattus norvegicus strain BN/NHsdMcwi chromosome 10, GRCr8, whole genome shotgun sequence encodes:
- the Plcd3 gene encoding 1-phosphatidylinositol 4,5-bisphosphate phosphodiesterase delta-3 isoform X4, which translates to MLCGGWRRSRRSPEEPRVSAQVAAPLAFLPSPASSDSSTKRPGLRALKKMGLTEDEDVQAMLRGSKLLKIRSRTWHKERLYRLQEDGLSVWFQRRIPRAASQHIFFVQHIEAVREGHQSEGLRRFGGAFAPARCLTIAFKGRRKNLDLAAPTAEEAQRWVRGLAKLRARLDAMSQRERLDHWIHSYLHRADSDQDSKMSFKEIKSLLRMVNVDMNDMYAYRLFKECDHSNNERLEGAEIEAFLRRLLKRPELEEIFRRYSGEDRVLSASELLEFLEDQGEDGATLACAQKLIQTYELNETAKQHELMTLDGFMMYLLSPEGAALNVAHTCVFQDMGQPLAHYFISSSHNTYLTDSQIGGTSSTEAYIRAFTQGCRCVELDCWEGPGGEPVIYHGHTLTSKILFRDVIQAVRDHAFTLSPYPVILSLENHCGLEQQIVMARHLRNILGDMLVTQALDSQNPEELPSPEQLKCRVLVKGKKLPAARNEDGRILSDREDEDEDEEEAEEALETAEQRKRAKQISPELSALVVYCCATRLRTLEPSPGPPQPCKIGSLSERKARKFTREAGTSFVRHNTQQLTRVYPLGLRMTSANYNPQEMWNSGCQLDSWL; encoded by the exons ATGCTGTGCGGTGGCTGGAGAAGGAGCCGCCGCTCGCCGGAGGAACCCCGGGTGTCCGCCCAGGTCGCAGCGCCCCTCGCGTTCTTGCCCTCGCCCGCGTCATCCGATAGCAGCACCAAAAGGCCCGGGCTACGGGCACTGAAGAAGATGG GCCTGACGGAGGATGAGGATGTCCAAGCCATGCTGCGGGGCTCCAAGCTCCTCAAGATCCGCTCACGCACGTGGCACAAGGAGCGGCTGTACCGGCTGCAGGAGGATGGCCTGAGCGTGTGGTTTCAGCGGCGCATCCCCCGCGCAGCTTCGCAGCACATCT TCTTCGTGCAGCACATCGAGGCTGTCCGGGAAGGCCATCAGTCGGAGGGCCTGCGGCGGTTCGGGGGCGCCTTTGCGCCTGCGCGCTGCCTCACCATCGCCTTCAAGGGCCGCCGCAAGAACCTGGACCTGGCAGCGCCCACTGCGGAGGAAGCGCAGCGCTGGGTGCGAGGGCTGGCCAAGCTGAGGGCGCGCCTGGATGCCATGAGCCAGCGGGAGCGGCTAGACCA CTGGATCCATTCCTATCTGCACCGGGCCGACTCCGACCAAGACAGCAAGATGAGCTTCAAGGAGATCAAGAGCCTGCTGAGGATGGTCAACGTGGACATGAATGACATGTACGCCTACCGCCTCTTCAAG GAGTGTGACCATTCTAACAACGAGCGTCTGGAAGGGGCTGAGATCGAGGCTTTCCTCCGGAGGCTGCTTAAACGGCCCGAGCTGGAGGAGATCTTCCGCCGATACTCCGGCGAGGACCGGGTACTGAGTGCCTCTGAGCTGCTGGAGTTCCTGGAAGACCAGGGCGAGGACGGTGCCACCCTGGCCTGTGCCCAGAAGCTTATCCAGACGTATGAGCTCAACGAGACAG CCAAGCAGCACGAGCTGATGACGCTGGATGGCTTCATGATGTATCTGTTGTCGCCTGAGGGGGCTGCGCTGAACGTGGCCCACACGTGTGTGTTCCAGGACATGGGTCAGCCCCTGGCCCACTACTTTATCTCGTCCTCTCATAATACTTACCTGACTGACTCTCAGATCGGAGGGACCAGCAGCACCGAGGCCTACATCAG GGCCTTTACCCAGGGATGCCGCTGTGTGGAACTTGACTGCTGGGAGGGGCCGGGAGGGGAGCCCGTCATCTACCATGGGCATACCCTTACTTCCAAGATTCTCTTTCGAGATGTGATCCAAGCTGTGCGTGACCACGCTTTCACG CTGTCCCCATATCCTGTTATCCTGTCCCTTGAGAATCACTGCGGGTTGGAACAGCAGATTGTCATGGCTCGCCACCTTCGGAACATCCTGGGAGACATGCTGGTGACACAGGCCCTGGACTCCCAGAACCCCGAGGAGCTGCCGTCTCCTGAG CAGCTCAAATGCCGGGTCTTGGTGAAGGGGAAGAAGCTGCCAGCTGCTCGGAATGAGGATGGTCGAATTCTGTCAGACAGGgaggatgaagatgaagatgaagaggaggcagaagaggctttggagactgcagagcagaggaaGCGA GCCAAACAGatctccccagagctctcagCGCTGGTTGTGTATTGCTGTGCTACCCGCCTGCGGACCCTGGAGCCTAGTCCTGGTCCACCTCAGCCTTGCAAGATTGGCTCCCTCAGCGAGCGCAAGGCCAGGAAGTTCACCAGGGAGGCAG GAACCAGTTTTGTCAGGCACAACACTCAGCAACTGACCCGAGTGTACCCACTGGGGCTGCGGATGACCTCGGCCAACTATAACCCCCAGGAGATGTGGAACTCGGGCTGTCAACTGG ACTCCTGGCTATGA